One stretch of Rhodopirellula islandica DNA includes these proteins:
- a CDS encoding DEAD/DEAH box helicase: protein MSDHPASKETLVDPTSELNSQEQTLDTFEMSTTETVVDLSAQWATQYANAVIDPSEVASPTVDESLLYYQADCTEETSDAPVEVQSELSVEPVQVEVAELEQPIQDPPALQEQSVASAPEVVAESQPEPQPVVEPEPVVSQPTLESVVQPEPVAQPEAVAQPEPVVQSEPVVQQELVEEQQPVASPEPIAQPEPIVQQVPVAEPEPVAQPEPVAAAAPVAAAVPAAEVVAVPKQELDVKPVEPVAQPVAPVREETNPPAQSSESAKAEVSPQSNEPAEPAEPLFRDLDLRKEVQKAVAASGYDKPTPIQAEIIPYMLDGRDVLAQSQTGTGKTAAFALPILSRVDVRNRRPQVLVLAPTRELAIQVARSFTKYGADLEGFQVAAIYGGQDYEPQLRQLRRGVQVVVGTPGRVIDHVKRGTLDLGSLDCLVLDEADEMLNMGFLEDVQFVLEKTPDGRQVALFSATLPKPIRKIADEYLNDPARITIKSKTITAASVRQRALFVSPRDKTDALARLLEVEDTDGVIVFTKTKDSTLSVAEKLSQQGFSAVALNGDMPQKVRERTIDQLKRGQLDVLVATDVAARGLDVPRISHVFNYDLPHDSESYVHRIGRTGRAGRSGEAIIFLTNAQRRQLRFIENTTKQPIEVVDLPTVADINNARVRRFKQRITDVSADQDLTVFKDMIAQYAEETGKSMDMIAAALAEMSQDGRPFLLKERPKKQRERPERDNSRGRDSFDSNDRSGNRGSFGDDRPRRPKGRPLTPVKEGMTRYRLDVGWQDGVKPGNIVGAVANEAGIDGEFIGPINIRDSHTLIDLPEGMPSDIYQTLRKTWVAGKRLNLEEAGDVVDDNEGDGARSNFRKNKFSGGGDSRGKSFSGGKRSFGNKSRNNGSTAPSAKRGKKKFKPS from the coding sequence ATGTCTGATCATCCCGCTTCCAAGGAAACGTTGGTCGATCCCACGTCCGAGTTGAACTCGCAAGAACAAACTCTGGACACGTTTGAGATGTCGACCACGGAGACTGTGGTCGATCTTTCCGCCCAGTGGGCCACCCAGTATGCCAACGCTGTGATCGATCCGAGCGAAGTTGCTTCGCCAACCGTCGACGAATCACTGTTGTATTACCAAGCCGATTGCACCGAAGAAACTTCGGATGCACCCGTGGAGGTCCAATCTGAATTGTCTGTTGAGCCCGTTCAAGTGGAAGTCGCTGAACTGGAACAACCGATTCAGGATCCACCCGCTCTGCAAGAGCAGTCGGTCGCATCGGCGCCAGAAGTGGTGGCTGAATCGCAACCAGAACCACAACCTGTGGTCGAACCAGAGCCAGTGGTTTCGCAGCCGACGCTCGAGTCCGTTGTTCAGCCGGAGCCTGTTGCACAGCCTGAGGCCGTTGCACAGCCCGAGCCTGTTGTTCAGTCGGAACCTGTTGTTCAGCAGGAGCTGGTGGAAGAGCAGCAGCCCGTTGCATCGCCCGAACCGATCGCTCAACCCGAACCGATCGTTCAACAAGTGCCCGTGGCAGAGCCCGAACCTGTTGCACAGCCAGAACCTGTCGCCGCAGCAGCTCCTGTCGCCGCTGCAGTGCCTGCTGCCGAAGTGGTGGCGGTTCCCAAGCAAGAATTGGACGTCAAACCCGTCGAGCCAGTCGCTCAGCCAGTGGCGCCTGTTCGAGAAGAAACGAACCCGCCCGCTCAGTCCAGTGAAAGTGCGAAGGCAGAAGTGTCTCCGCAGTCAAACGAGCCCGCCGAGCCCGCCGAGCCCTTGTTTCGCGACCTGGATTTGCGCAAAGAAGTGCAAAAGGCAGTGGCGGCTTCCGGGTACGACAAACCCACTCCAATCCAAGCTGAGATCATTCCCTACATGCTGGATGGTCGCGACGTTTTGGCTCAGTCGCAAACCGGTACCGGCAAGACAGCTGCCTTCGCGCTGCCGATCTTGTCGCGAGTGGACGTTCGCAACCGTCGTCCGCAGGTGCTCGTGCTGGCACCCACGCGAGAATTGGCGATTCAAGTCGCTCGTTCGTTCACCAAGTACGGTGCCGATCTGGAGGGTTTCCAAGTCGCAGCGATCTACGGTGGTCAAGACTACGAACCGCAGTTGCGTCAACTCCGGCGTGGCGTCCAAGTTGTGGTGGGGACACCCGGTCGAGTGATCGATCACGTCAAGCGTGGCACATTGGACCTTGGTTCGCTCGACTGCCTCGTGCTCGACGAAGCCGACGAGATGCTCAACATGGGATTCTTGGAGGACGTGCAATTCGTCCTTGAAAAAACTCCTGACGGACGCCAAGTCGCTTTGTTCTCAGCGACGTTGCCCAAGCCCATTCGCAAGATCGCGGATGAGTACTTGAACGATCCCGCTCGGATCACGATCAAATCCAAGACCATCACGGCAGCATCGGTTCGGCAGCGAGCACTGTTTGTCTCGCCACGCGACAAGACCGATGCCTTGGCTCGCCTCTTGGAAGTGGAAGACACAGATGGCGTGATCGTCTTCACCAAGACAAAGGATTCCACCCTCAGCGTTGCTGAGAAATTGAGCCAGCAAGGTTTCTCCGCCGTCGCACTCAACGGCGACATGCCGCAAAAAGTTCGTGAACGGACCATTGATCAGCTCAAACGGGGGCAGCTCGATGTGTTGGTTGCCACCGATGTGGCCGCTCGAGGTCTGGACGTTCCGCGAATCAGTCACGTGTTCAACTATGATTTGCCGCATGACAGCGAATCGTATGTGCACCGCATCGGGCGGACTGGACGTGCCGGACGCAGTGGAGAAGCGATCATCTTCCTGACCAACGCTCAGCGTCGTCAGCTTCGCTTCATTGAGAACACGACCAAGCAGCCCATTGAAGTCGTCGATCTTCCGACGGTGGCCGACATCAACAACGCTCGTGTCCGTCGATTCAAGCAACGCATCACCGATGTCTCCGCTGACCAAGATCTGACTGTCTTCAAGGACATGATCGCTCAGTACGCTGAGGAAACCGGCAAATCGATGGACATGATCGCCGCCGCGTTGGCCGAAATGAGCCAAGACGGACGTCCGTTCTTGTTGAAAGAACGCCCCAAGAAACAGCGTGAGCGTCCCGAACGCGATAATTCTCGTGGCCGGGACTCGTTCGATTCGAACGACCGATCCGGCAATCGTGGATCCTTCGGCGATGATCGCCCTCGTCGACCCAAAGGCCGTCCATTGACGCCCGTCAAAGAAGGCATGACCCGCTATCGTCTCGATGTGGGTTGGCAAGACGGAGTCAAACCCGGCAACATCGTCGGTGCGGTTGCCAACGAAGCTGGCATCGATGGCGAGTTCATCGGTCCAATCAACATTCGTGATTCGCACACGTTGATCGACCTGCCCGAAGGCATGCCATCGGACATCTATCAAACGCTTCGTAAAACGTGGGTCGCCGGGAAACGGTTGAACCTCGAAGAGGCCGGCGATGTGGTGGATGACAACGAAGGCGACGGTGCTCGCAGTAACTTCCGCAAGAACAAATTCTCCGGCGGCGGAGATTCGCGTGGCAAGAGTTTCAGCGGTGGAAAGCGTTCGTTCGGCAACAAGTCCCGCAACAATGGAAGCACCGCTCCGAGTGCAAAACGCGGCAAGAAGAAATTCAAACCTTCTTGA
- a CDS encoding hydroxypyruvate isomerase family protein, with protein sequence MNSPARLKASVCVDAVLENLSTVEAMKLVAECGYPAFEFWKWWDKDLDAINQAREELQLQLAAICTKFVSLVDPSTRAEYLAGVKESIAAAKQLKCPVLISQVGDARPGVDRAEQRDCLIAGLKEAASMLEDSGVVLAIEPLNERIDHAGYYLVRSDEAFSIIEEVGSPNVKVTFDIYHQQISEGHVIANSTQNIHAIAHFHAAGNPGRHELDHGELHYPSIFAAIADTGYSGHVGLEYWPVNDAAAGLRNAASWIKKV encoded by the coding sequence ATGAACTCCCCCGCTCGATTGAAAGCCTCTGTCTGCGTGGACGCTGTCCTCGAAAACCTGTCCACCGTGGAGGCGATGAAATTGGTCGCTGAGTGTGGCTACCCCGCCTTCGAATTCTGGAAGTGGTGGGACAAGGACCTGGACGCGATCAATCAAGCTCGGGAAGAATTGCAACTGCAGCTTGCAGCGATTTGCACGAAGTTTGTGAGCCTGGTTGATCCTTCCACGCGAGCTGAGTACCTAGCGGGTGTGAAGGAATCCATTGCGGCGGCCAAGCAACTGAAGTGCCCGGTGCTGATCTCACAAGTCGGTGACGCACGCCCGGGTGTCGATCGTGCTGAACAACGAGACTGCCTGATCGCGGGCTTGAAAGAAGCCGCGTCGATGTTGGAAGATTCGGGCGTGGTTTTGGCGATTGAACCACTCAACGAACGGATCGATCACGCGGGGTACTACCTGGTCCGCAGTGACGAAGCGTTCTCGATCATCGAAGAAGTTGGCAGCCCGAACGTGAAGGTGACGTTTGACATCTATCACCAGCAGATCAGTGAAGGCCACGTGATCGCGAATTCAACACAGAACATCCACGCGATCGCTCACTTTCATGCCGCCGGCAATCCCGGTCGACATGAACTCGACCACGGCGAATTGCATTACCCGTCCATCTTCGCGGCGATCGCGGACACCGGCTACTCCGGCCACGTTGGACTGGAGTATTGGCCGGTGAACGATGCCGCCGCGGGACTTCGCAACGCGGCGTCCTGGATCAAGAAGGTTTGA
- a CDS encoding Ig-like domain-containing protein — translation MNDALNSSDNWTQHLIWGAPEWIVPAGILAVVLAAAIGWSYTRSRASTPIRVLAATLKLIAVALMLMCLLQPMWRGERPRPQANLFPILVDTSQSMQLQDDEEELSRGQKFANELANDSPWRVQLEQTFDVRLFGADARLSRLADIDTLDFNGMQSALQTSIDALSQRLEGRPVAGALLFSDGNLTDSAAAKIGSMDFPFPIFPVLPDSPTTPTDLRLERVSVTQSDFETSPMTVRADVMATGIKNQEVVVQLLNASGTSVEEQTVTIEEDGELQSVTFRFRPEQAGTQFYRVLAFAPSQRQSIRSQIEEGNAWLEGSSGDEATLRNNQRWIDVQPRRGPFRILYLAGRPNWEFKFLRRALQSDAETQLVGLLRIADKEPKFSFRDKGVNSSNPLFAGLGEDEEETREQYDEAVMIRLGVKESEELSKGFPETPEELFGYHGIILDDIEPEFFTQDQMLLLRQFVSLRGGGLLMLGGQESFNDDSFGKTPLGELSPVYAPRNRSDQPAPSGKWSITREGMLQPWQRLRETETAEKMRLSKMPPFRVTHEVGDIKPGAIELAQLESASGQSAPAFVTQRFGKGRTAAMPIGDFWRWSMQKDQNETPTEASDDPAQAWRQMARWLVGEVPRRVELTIQPEGSTGSTHLRVLVRDESYLPMENATVTLNVTGEDGVAIPLTARPDANELGTYTANFVSRESGRFTVSADAKAADQSFIGNDEGGWVSDPGMEETQRLSWNETWLSNLAESTGGEVLRVSDLGNFVSDLPNREIPVTETWVYPLWHQTWVMLLAMACLCGEWGLRRWKGLA, via the coding sequence TTGAACGACGCTCTCAACTCGTCTGACAACTGGACCCAACATTTGATCTGGGGTGCCCCAGAATGGATCGTTCCAGCAGGAATTCTGGCGGTCGTGTTGGCCGCTGCGATCGGTTGGTCCTACACCCGGTCTCGCGCGAGCACCCCGATTCGCGTGCTCGCAGCGACACTGAAACTGATCGCCGTCGCATTGATGCTGATGTGTTTGCTTCAGCCGATGTGGCGGGGCGAACGACCGCGTCCACAAGCCAACCTGTTTCCGATCCTGGTCGACACCAGCCAGAGCATGCAGCTTCAAGACGACGAGGAAGAACTTTCACGGGGGCAGAAGTTTGCCAACGAATTGGCAAACGATTCCCCTTGGCGAGTTCAACTGGAACAAACCTTCGATGTTCGTTTGTTCGGAGCCGATGCTCGACTGAGTCGCCTCGCCGACATCGACACCCTGGACTTCAACGGCATGCAGTCGGCGCTGCAAACCTCGATCGATGCGTTGTCACAGCGACTGGAAGGACGCCCCGTGGCCGGTGCGTTGCTGTTCAGTGATGGCAACCTCACGGACTCCGCCGCCGCAAAAATTGGGAGCATGGATTTTCCCTTTCCAATCTTTCCGGTGCTCCCCGACAGCCCAACCACACCGACGGATTTGCGATTGGAACGAGTCAGTGTGACTCAAAGTGATTTTGAGACCTCGCCGATGACCGTTCGCGCCGACGTGATGGCGACGGGGATCAAAAACCAAGAAGTCGTTGTTCAATTGCTGAACGCATCCGGAACTTCCGTCGAAGAGCAGACCGTCACCATCGAAGAAGACGGCGAACTGCAATCCGTCACGTTTCGCTTTCGTCCCGAACAGGCGGGCACTCAGTTCTATCGCGTGCTGGCGTTTGCGCCGTCACAACGCCAATCGATTCGATCGCAAATCGAGGAAGGCAACGCGTGGTTGGAAGGATCCTCGGGCGATGAAGCCACTCTGCGAAACAACCAGCGTTGGATCGACGTCCAACCTCGGCGCGGCCCGTTTCGAATTCTGTACCTGGCCGGACGTCCCAACTGGGAGTTCAAGTTCCTTCGGCGTGCGTTGCAAAGCGACGCGGAAACTCAGCTGGTGGGACTGCTTCGGATCGCTGACAAGGAACCCAAGTTCAGCTTCCGCGACAAAGGCGTTAACAGCAGCAACCCCTTGTTCGCGGGTCTGGGAGAAGACGAGGAAGAAACACGCGAGCAGTACGACGAAGCCGTCATGATCCGATTGGGCGTGAAGGAATCCGAAGAACTCAGCAAAGGGTTTCCTGAAACGCCCGAAGAACTGTTCGGCTACCACGGGATCATCCTGGACGACATCGAACCGGAGTTTTTCACTCAGGACCAAATGCTGCTGCTGCGACAATTCGTGAGCCTGCGGGGAGGCGGTTTGCTGATGCTGGGCGGCCAAGAATCGTTCAATGACGACTCCTTTGGCAAGACTCCGCTGGGCGAACTTTCCCCCGTTTATGCTCCGCGAAATCGATCCGACCAACCGGCTCCCAGCGGCAAGTGGTCGATCACACGCGAAGGCATGCTGCAGCCTTGGCAACGCCTCCGCGAAACTGAAACCGCTGAAAAAATGCGGCTGTCAAAGATGCCACCGTTTCGAGTCACGCATGAAGTGGGCGACATCAAACCGGGCGCCATCGAACTGGCTCAGTTGGAATCAGCGTCCGGCCAGTCCGCCCCCGCTTTCGTCACCCAGCGATTTGGAAAAGGGCGAACGGCCGCGATGCCGATCGGCGATTTCTGGCGTTGGTCAATGCAAAAGGACCAGAACGAAACCCCCACCGAAGCCAGCGACGATCCCGCGCAGGCGTGGCGTCAGATGGCACGCTGGTTGGTCGGCGAAGTCCCTCGCCGGGTGGAACTGACGATTCAACCCGAGGGCTCGACCGGGTCGACCCACCTGCGAGTCTTGGTGCGAGACGAATCGTATCTGCCAATGGAAAATGCAACCGTGACACTGAACGTGACCGGCGAAGATGGCGTCGCGATCCCGCTCACCGCTCGGCCGGATGCAAATGAACTGGGAACCTACACCGCAAACTTCGTTTCTCGTGAATCCGGTCGATTCACCGTGTCGGCCGATGCGAAAGCGGCGGATCAAAGCTTCATCGGAAACGACGAAGGCGGCTGGGTCAGCGATCCTGGCATGGAAGAAACCCAACGACTGTCATGGAACGAAACTTGGCTCAGCAACCTGGCCGAATCCACGGGCGGTGAAGTCCTGCGAGTTTCTGATCTGGGCAACTTTGTCAGCGACCTTCCCAATCGAGAAATACCGGTGACCGAAACTTGGGTCTATCCACTTTGGCACCAAACATGGGTGATGCTACTCGCAATGGCGTGTCTCTGTGGCGAATGGGGACTTCGACGATGGAAGGGACTCGCATGA
- a CDS encoding coiled-coil domain-containing protein encodes MRNELLDCIDPVIRRMRRLRFWQSLGWLAWTIALIVLVWLVSTQRTFALLSSMTFSTSSLSSSIAIVSTLVIAALACLIAARLRIRNVQSVAREIEHRYPDLDQRLITAVDDSVAQHPDSYLNQRVMREAREHARRNNWPDVVSSRWLWVNRLFGLSGTLATLALAAFFLLAKPDTSATASSVVLPKPDVVIQPGSTEIERGTNLLVTAEFQADWIGRQSAVEPELVLTAIDHQPIEQLADTDQTLPETPLEPRVARLPMRRSMADPIWGGLVPEVDESFTYRVALPHWSSEEYRVEVFEYPAVSRSDAAIVYPEFTGLENRRIEDTVRVSVAKGSEVTWWVRLNKPVTSARLFPKPYKKNEANYEDSAPLEMTQDPERPLWWSVAIKVEESERYDVGLKDDKDRTNQLSTQFIVRMLPNQSAKIRPTIGGDVSVSALEEFLIAAEVRDDHGLARAGVSLTFAGKPPQDIVLAENIAANQKQTIQHMVDMESLEAKPDDLLSYSFWAEDKVASESSETNVRRTQSDLYFAEVRRFEEIFREGDPQASQPSEPSEPSEQEQQAEELIETQKQIIQATWKSLQSTVRWNEQTTADVRVIADSQQDVIAQLDELAQELTEAESKQHAANVRQSMLTAVAELNRAIETNDREPLSAAVVAEQSAYAGLLRMRASEFEVSRSQQQQQPSQGSAGQERKQQQLDELELDQEQDRYETQQQAQMTPEQQAQRETRQVLSRLGELARRQQDLNEELAQLQSALQLADEEQEKEELRRQLERLREQQQDMLRQTDELMERMNSPENASNMQEASEQLEQTRENIREAGEAMEQQDAATALSSGKRAERELESVREEIREQAAGQFNEAMQSMRDRARDLNTGQQEIEEQLSEMDAPSDSPGLRSSGSREELKEALSEQREALTELMEDIEEVVQEAEESEPLLAQNLYDAFRETQQRRAEERLDAASQLLQRGFDTQSQQMAGQAGDAIEELSEQIEAAAESVLGNEAEGLQRAANLAEQLESAVEDEVQQARSDDPNGAGQGGASETAEREPGGDETRDGQPGEGQPGQPGQPQPQPSEENQPGQGGPGQPQGEQPPGEQPPGESEGGQPTPSGSPSQSTSPGQGGAGQGGAGQGRQAPEGQTPAEPTQGEPAEGSEPQESSERPPGPPGLRPGSQTQPGQPQEGQAQPGESQSPSMSPTPGQPGGANPSAAQAPSSPSNFTSPLTGEGFREWSDGLRDIEEMVSDPELRSRATRIRERARDMREEIRRESKPPQWDLVEEMIVEPMRELKRDLAEEYMRRSAKKQSLVPIDRDPVPDQYSEAVRRYYERIGSGL; translated from the coding sequence ATGCGAAACGAATTGCTTGATTGCATCGATCCCGTGATTCGTCGGATGCGACGACTGCGTTTTTGGCAATCGCTCGGCTGGCTGGCTTGGACGATCGCCTTGATCGTCCTGGTGTGGCTGGTGTCGACCCAGCGGACGTTCGCTTTGCTTTCGTCGATGACGTTTTCAACGTCCTCTCTCTCCAGTTCAATCGCGATCGTCTCGACGCTGGTGATCGCAGCGCTCGCTTGTTTGATCGCGGCTCGCTTGCGAATTCGGAACGTGCAATCCGTGGCGAGAGAAATCGAACATCGCTACCCGGACCTCGACCAACGCCTGATCACGGCCGTCGATGACTCCGTTGCCCAACACCCCGACAGTTACCTGAATCAACGGGTGATGCGTGAGGCTCGCGAGCATGCGCGTCGGAACAATTGGCCCGATGTCGTGTCTTCGCGTTGGCTTTGGGTCAACCGATTGTTTGGCTTGTCGGGAACACTCGCGACACTTGCCTTGGCCGCCTTCTTTCTACTCGCCAAACCGGACACTTCCGCCACTGCCTCTTCGGTCGTGTTGCCAAAACCCGATGTGGTGATCCAGCCTGGCAGCACGGAAATCGAACGCGGCACCAACTTGTTGGTCACCGCGGAATTCCAAGCCGACTGGATTGGTCGCCAATCCGCTGTTGAGCCGGAACTGGTCCTCACGGCCATCGACCATCAACCGATCGAACAACTTGCCGACACCGACCAAACTCTCCCTGAAACCCCGCTCGAACCTCGAGTCGCTCGTCTGCCGATGCGACGGAGCATGGCCGATCCCATCTGGGGCGGTCTGGTTCCCGAGGTCGACGAATCGTTCACCTACCGAGTCGCGCTGCCTCACTGGTCAAGCGAAGAGTACCGCGTCGAAGTGTTCGAATACCCGGCTGTCAGTCGAAGCGACGCCGCGATCGTTTACCCCGAGTTCACCGGACTGGAAAACCGCCGCATCGAAGACACGGTGCGGGTCTCGGTGGCCAAGGGCAGCGAAGTCACCTGGTGGGTTCGACTCAACAAACCAGTCACGTCGGCTCGACTCTTCCCCAAGCCATACAAGAAAAACGAAGCCAACTACGAAGACTCCGCTCCCTTGGAGATGACCCAAGACCCCGAGCGTCCCCTGTGGTGGTCCGTCGCAATCAAAGTGGAAGAAAGCGAACGATACGACGTCGGGCTGAAAGACGACAAAGATCGCACGAACCAGCTCTCGACTCAGTTCATCGTTCGAATGCTCCCCAATCAGTCGGCCAAGATTCGTCCCACGATCGGTGGCGATGTTTCCGTCTCAGCGTTGGAAGAGTTCCTGATCGCGGCGGAAGTCCGAGACGATCACGGACTCGCTCGCGCGGGCGTTTCGCTGACCTTCGCAGGCAAACCGCCGCAAGACATTGTGTTGGCCGAGAACATCGCCGCCAACCAGAAGCAAACGATCCAGCACATGGTCGACATGGAATCGCTCGAGGCCAAACCGGACGATTTGCTGTCGTATTCGTTCTGGGCCGAAGACAAGGTCGCCAGTGAATCCTCGGAAACCAACGTCCGTCGCACGCAGAGCGATTTGTACTTCGCCGAGGTCCGACGGTTCGAAGAAATCTTCCGCGAAGGCGATCCTCAAGCCAGTCAACCTTCGGAACCATCGGAACCGAGCGAGCAAGAACAACAAGCCGAAGAGCTGATTGAAACTCAAAAGCAAATCATCCAAGCCACTTGGAAGTCATTGCAATCGACAGTCCGATGGAACGAGCAAACCACGGCCGACGTTCGCGTGATCGCCGATTCTCAACAAGACGTGATCGCTCAACTGGACGAACTGGCTCAGGAACTCACCGAAGCCGAATCCAAGCAGCACGCCGCCAATGTCCGGCAATCCATGCTGACGGCGGTTGCCGAACTGAATCGAGCGATCGAGACCAACGATCGCGAACCGCTGTCCGCCGCTGTTGTGGCGGAACAATCCGCTTACGCGGGCCTGCTTCGGATGCGAGCCAGCGAATTCGAAGTTTCGCGTTCGCAACAGCAACAACAACCCAGCCAGGGATCCGCGGGCCAAGAACGCAAACAACAGCAACTCGACGAACTCGAACTGGATCAGGAACAGGACCGCTACGAAACACAACAACAAGCTCAGATGACGCCCGAGCAGCAAGCTCAACGCGAAACGCGTCAGGTGCTCAGTCGTCTGGGTGAACTGGCGCGTCGCCAACAAGACCTCAACGAGGAACTCGCGCAGCTTCAATCCGCGTTGCAATTGGCCGACGAAGAACAAGAAAAGGAGGAACTCCGCCGGCAACTGGAACGACTCCGTGAACAGCAGCAGGACATGCTTCGTCAAACCGACGAACTGATGGAACGCATGAACTCACCCGAAAATGCATCCAACATGCAAGAAGCCAGCGAACAACTGGAACAGACACGTGAAAACATTCGCGAGGCGGGTGAAGCGATGGAACAACAGGACGCAGCGACGGCCTTGTCCAGCGGCAAACGCGCCGAGCGTGAACTGGAATCCGTTCGAGAAGAAATTCGCGAACAAGCCGCCGGTCAATTCAATGAAGCGATGCAGTCGATGCGTGACCGGGCTCGCGACCTGAACACAGGACAACAGGAAATCGAAGAACAACTGTCTGAGATGGATGCCCCCAGCGATTCGCCTGGACTGCGTTCCAGTGGCAGTCGCGAAGAACTGAAAGAAGCTCTGAGTGAGCAACGTGAAGCTCTGACGGAACTGATGGAGGACATCGAAGAAGTCGTTCAGGAAGCAGAGGAGTCCGAGCCATTGTTGGCTCAAAACCTGTACGACGCTTTTCGCGAAACGCAACAACGTCGGGCAGAAGAACGACTCGATGCCGCCAGCCAACTTCTCCAGCGTGGCTTTGACACCCAGTCCCAGCAGATGGCAGGGCAGGCTGGGGACGCGATCGAAGAATTGAGCGAGCAAATCGAAGCCGCCGCTGAGAGTGTGCTGGGCAACGAAGCGGAAGGATTGCAACGCGCCGCGAATCTGGCCGAGCAATTGGAATCTGCCGTCGAAGACGAAGTCCAACAAGCACGCTCGGACGATCCCAACGGGGCAGGGCAGGGCGGAGCTTCGGAGACAGCAGAACGTGAGCCTGGCGGGGATGAAACTCGAGACGGGCAGCCTGGTGAAGGTCAACCCGGTCAACCCGGCCAACCCCAACCCCAACCCAGTGAAGAAAACCAACCGGGCCAAGGCGGGCCCGGGCAACCGCAAGGTGAACAACCACCGGGAGAACAACCACCGGGTGAATCCGAAGGTGGCCAACCCACACCATCGGGCTCGCCTTCCCAGTCAACCTCACCAGGGCAGGGCGGTGCAGGGCAGGGCGGTGCAGGGCAGGGCAGACAAGCTCCAGAGGGGCAAACTCCAGCCGAACCGACTCAGGGTGAACCAGCCGAAGGCAGCGAACCACAAGAATCTTCCGAGCGTCCGCCAGGACCTCCTGGACTTCGCCCCGGTTCGCAAACGCAGCCAGGCCAACCCCAAGAGGGTCAGGCACAACCAGGCGAATCGCAATCCCCCTCCATGTCGCCCACACCAGGGCAACCCGGCGGAGCCAATCCATCAGCGGCCCAAGCCCCGTCCTCTCCCAGCAACTTCACCTCACCGCTGACCGGCGAAGGATTTCGCGAATGGTCTGATGGTTTGCGTGACATCGAGGAGATGGTCTCCGACCCCGAACTGCGGTCCCGAGCCACACGGATTCGAGAACGAGCCCGTGACATGCGGGAAGAGATTCGCCGTGAATCCAAACCACCTCAATGGGATCTGGTGGAGGAAATGATTGTCGAACCCATGCGCGAACTCAAACGTGATCTCGCGGAGGAATACATGCGGCGCAGTGCGAAGAAGCAATCGCTGGTTCCAATCGATCGTGATCCGGTTCCGGACCAGTACTCCGAAGCGGTGCGTCGTTACTACGAACGAATTGGGAGTGGGCTTTGA